TACCGTCCTCAAAGTTTCTATGACCACATTAAAGAGAACGTTAGTTTGGGACTTCATACCTTAGTTTTGCTGGGTAAGTTAATAGATTATAGTAGTTGGTGTTCTGACAATAAAAGATATCAAGGTAAAGGAGCAAAGCTGGGAAAATCTTGCTCGAGGCAGGAAAGTATACGAACCTCCTCGCTATATGTCTGCTAGTTTGGCTGCTCAGCAGATGTTGGAAGTCGAAGAGGATCGTCAAGAAAATAGTACGttcattttaaaatgtttttctattaattGTTAACCACCCTTAGTATGCACACCAGACTCTTTATGTGTGGCTGTTGGAAGAATGGGTTCCGATGATCAAGTTATATTTGCAGGCACATTGCAAGAGTTAGCTGAGCATGATATAGGTCCTCCATTGCACAGCGTGGTTCTCGTCGGTAGAGATGTTCACGATTTAGAATTAGAATTTCTACGTGCGTACGCAGTCAATCTCGAGAACTTTGATCGTGTCGCAAAAACATACTTGGAGAAgtaattcattatttatcATACTAGTAAATTGATGcttgaagtttttttttctgataTTAAGCGAAACCTAATTTTTATGTACAAGTCATACTTGCATAATTAACTTAATCTGTAGATTAATCATAAATTGAGAGAATGTACAACTGGCTTTTGGgaataatttctttaaatttttttactacGTAGGTAGAGGTATATTAACTAGTAAACGGTGAAATGTTCTTGGATCGATAACTTTTACcattttaacattttaagGCTaaggtaaaaaatataaaataaatagatcCATAATAAGAATaagcaaataaaatcaattgacCGTTAATAACAAAATACAGAAATCATACGGCAATCTAATTTTGTAATCACACTGAAGGATCACGGatataaagattttttttcgaattAAACAACGAACGTAAGagaaaaacttaaaaagaatttcttGAAACATCAATAAGGTCGTAAGAAAATTAATGCAGAACAgaacagaaaaaagagTGATAGAATAAAAAGTGAGGGGATGGATGGAAGTGTTCATAGACATAAAGGATAGATTAGACAGCACTTCTAGCAATGCTTCTTGAAAAGCTGGTAACAGAATGATTACCGAATGGAAGAGAAATAGAGCTAGCCTTATCTAGAAGCTCAACCCAAGCAGAAGCCGGTCCATTCGGGTCTTCAAACGACCAGGATTTTGTTGGAGTCTCAACTACCCAGCCATgttcattgttttttacCATCCGACAACGCATGCCTACACTCTTAATAggtatttcttctttaacTGTTTTTCGCCCTTCACCGTCCGAGGCAACACACAGGTATCGACCAAAATTTGTAAGTATAAAGGTCCGAGGTTTCCTTTTTCGAAAAAGACTGGAGAAAAAGCGAAAGGCATCATTTCCATTGATACCAGACATACTATAAACATTGAGGGTTCCAAtttttgagattttttCATCGTCTTGAAGAATACTCGACCATTCCTTGTTTTCCTCCTCAAGGTTGGATTGACACGGCAATAGAGTGCCTCGGTTAAAAGTACCAACCGGAGAGGGTGCAGCATTGGTGGATGCTGAAACCATCGATGGAACACCAAGAGGCGAGGTCAAATCACCATTTTCGTGTTTGTTAGATGCATTAGGAACGGAAAGGCTGAGGACGCTAGTATGACCAAAAGGTTTAAGACGG
Above is a genomic segment from Schizosaccharomyces pombe strain 972h- genome assembly, chromosome: III containing:
- the dph5 gene encoding diphthine synthase Dph5: MFYLIGLGLFDEKDITLRGLETVKKCQRIYLEAYTSILLVQKEKLEELYGKEVILADREMVESSSDEILKDADNCDVAMLVVGDPMGATTHADLVIRARELKIPVRMIHNASIMNAIGACGLQLYKFGQTVSLVFFENNYRPQSFYDHIKENVSLGLHTLVLLDIKVKEQSWENLARGRKVYEPPRYMSASLAAQQMLEVEEDRQENICTPDSLCVAVGRMGSDDQVIFAGTLQELAEHDIGPPLHSVVLVGRDVHDLELEFLRAYAVNLENFDRVAKTYLEK